A single region of the Anaerostipes rhamnosivorans genome encodes:
- a CDS encoding GNAT family N-acetyltransferase gives MPVKLKDCKRAETLFGDWPEGILKSCLQGIMGCVYADYAQQPESAMAMLGDFCFLAGRPDEELVRFKPDECSGDFMIMVPQSKGWAAIITEVYKDKAKPVARYAFRKEPGVFDRQKLRTAVDSLSSEYTVRMMDEECFDECRRHYWSRDLVSQFPDYEMYQRLGLGTVVLRQKEIVAGASSYASFQGGIEIEIDTKEEYRRQGLAYACGAALLLECMDRGIYPSWDAQNLWSVALAEKLGYHFDHEYTVYEIWGYGDI, from the coding sequence ATGCCGGTAAAATTAAAGGACTGTAAAAGAGCAGAGACGCTGTTTGGAGATTGGCCGGAGGGGATACTAAAGTCGTGCCTCCAGGGGATTATGGGGTGTGTTTATGCAGATTATGCACAACAGCCTGAGTCAGCTATGGCCATGCTGGGAGACTTTTGTTTTCTGGCGGGGAGGCCGGATGAAGAGCTTGTACGGTTTAAACCCGATGAGTGCAGCGGAGATTTTATGATCATGGTGCCTCAGTCCAAAGGGTGGGCGGCGATAATCACAGAAGTTTACAAAGATAAAGCTAAGCCTGTGGCCAGGTATGCGTTTAGAAAAGAACCGGGAGTGTTTGACAGGCAGAAGCTCCGTACTGCGGTGGATTCCTTAAGTAGTGAGTATACGGTCAGGATGATGGATGAAGAGTGCTTCGATGAATGCCGGAGGCATTATTGGAGCAGGGACCTGGTATCCCAATTCCCGGATTATGAAATGTACCAGAGGCTTGGTCTGGGGACCGTGGTGCTGAGACAAAAAGAGATTGTTGCAGGGGCATCCTCCTATGCATCTTTCCAAGGCGGGATTGAGATCGAGATTGATACGAAGGAGGAGTACCGGAGACAAGGGCTTGCATACGCCTGCGGGGCAGCATTGCTGCTGGAGTGTATGGACAGAGGAATCTATCCCAGCTGGGATGCACAGAATTTATGGTCTGTGGCACTGGCTGAAAAACTTGGATATCATTTTGACCATGAATACACTGTCTATGAGATCTGGGGTTATGGAGATATATAG
- a CDS encoding HNH endonuclease signature motif containing protein, translated as MSFSEKVKIEAKKKAGFRCVICQEPFVEVHHIIPQKEGGEDTINNAAPLCSRCHDLYGDNPSKRKQIRQMRDHWYEVMEKRNTGKLSDLNPIRPDHERINALRDKSIAIQHTVFAEENFQTAARMLYKLIYTAQQKFPNQKRILYLDIEGHRNNAGGYDRDMLELQKEFMLDFLLPYLSVAHLPLCSVENTKLQENELFEDLAIFAEDE; from the coding sequence ATGAGTTTTTCGGAAAAAGTGAAAATAGAAGCAAAGAAAAAAGCAGGTTTTAGATGTGTAATCTGCCAGGAGCCATTTGTGGAAGTGCATCATATTATTCCTCAGAAAGAAGGGGGAGAAGATACAATAAATAATGCAGCGCCGCTTTGTTCCAGATGCCATGACCTTTATGGAGATAATCCTTCTAAAAGAAAACAAATCCGTCAAATGAGAGATCATTGGTATGAGGTAATGGAAAAAAGAAACACGGGCAAGCTTAGCGACCTAAATCCAATTCGTCCGGACCATGAGAGAATCAATGCATTGAGAGATAAAAGTATTGCTATCCAGCATACAGTATTTGCAGAAGAAAATTTTCAGACAGCAGCGAGGATGTTATATAAACTGATCTATACCGCTCAACAGAAGTTCCCCAATCAAAAACGTATATTATACCTGGATATTGAAGGGCATAGAAATAATGCGGGCGGCTACGACAGAGATATGCTAGAATTACAGAAAGAGTTCATGCTTGATTTTCTATTGCCATATCTTTCGGTTGCACATCTGCCTTTATGCAGTGTTGAAAACACAAAATTGCAAGAGAATGAATTGTTTGAAGATCTGGCTATTTTTGCAGAAGATGAATAA
- a CDS encoding endonuclease III domain-containing protein — protein MTKEKLALEIIQRLKEEYPDVGCTLDYDQAWKLLVSVRLAAQCTDARVNVVVQDLYEKYPDVNALAEADVKDIEEIVRPCGLGRSKARDISACMKILRDEYDGKIPDNFKDLLKLPGVGRKSANLVMGDVFGEPAIVTDTHCIRLVNRMGLVDQIKDPKKVEMALWEIIPPEEGSDFCHRLVFLGRDVCTARTAPHCEICCLRDICAKAGV, from the coding sequence TTGACAAAAGAGAAATTAGCGTTAGAGATCATCCAGAGGCTGAAAGAGGAATACCCGGATGTAGGATGTACCTTAGACTATGATCAGGCATGGAAACTGCTGGTGAGTGTACGTCTGGCGGCACAATGCACAGATGCCAGGGTAAATGTGGTAGTACAGGACCTGTATGAGAAATATCCCGATGTGAATGCACTGGCGGAAGCCGATGTAAAGGATATTGAGGAAATTGTAAGGCCCTGTGGGCTTGGGCGGAGCAAGGCAAGGGATATCAGTGCGTGTATGAAGATTCTTAGAGATGAATATGACGGAAAGATCCCGGATAACTTCAAGGATTTGTTGAAGCTGCCAGGTGTTGGACGGAAAAGTGCCAATCTGGTAATGGGGGATGTTTTCGGTGAGCCGGCCATTGTCACGGACACTCACTGTATCCGCCTGGTAAATCGCATGGGCCTGGTGGACCAGATCAAGGATCCCAAAAAGGTAGAAATGGCCCTCTGGGAGATCATTCCGCCTGAGGAGGGCAGCGATTTCTGCCACAGGCTGGTATTCCTTGGAAGGGATGTCTGTACGGCCAGGACTGCACCCCACTGTGAAATATGCTGCCTGCGGGATATCTGTGCAAAAGCAGGGGTTTAG